CAGATTGGCGCTGCTCGATTTCAAACTGTGCGCCAGCCGGTAGACCACGCTCAGGTGGTCCTGGCGCAGTGCCTGTTCCATGCGTCCGATCATGTTCGGTGCTTCTTTGAGGTAGATATCGATGACCTTGTTGAGTAGTCCGCTTTGGTGCTCGGGACCATCCATCGAGCGGATCGTGGCAAGGGCGTCCCGATTCAGAGGCGCTTCGGCACTGTCGCGGCTGGGGCCGGAGGAGACCGCGGTGCCGGCCGGGGTGTGGTCTTCGTTGCCTGCGGAAGGTTCATCGTGATTCCGGGCGGACAGCCACCGGTTCAGCAGGGTTCTGACCTGGCGCATGGTAAAAGGTTTGCCCAGATAGTCGTCCATGCCGGCTTTCAGGCATCGCTCCCGGTCTCCCGGCAGAGTATGCGCGGTCATCGCGATAATGGGGCAGGTTGTTTTATGATGCTGTTTTTCATCGGCACGAATGGCGCGTGTCGCCTCATATCCGTCCATATTCGGCATCTGGCAATCCATGAACAGCAGGTCGAAAGGACTGTGACTGTAAGCCGTCAAGGCTTCTTGACCATCGGCAGCCAGGGTGACGTTGCATCCGAGTTTTTCCAGCATCCCCTTGGCTACCTGCTGGTTTACCGGATTGTCTTCGACGAGCAAAACCCTGGCTTTGGTCGGGGTGCTGGTTTCAGACGCCGGGTTCGGACAGGGTGTTTGCGACTGGACGTTATCTTCCAGCGGCGGTGCATTGGTCAGGTGCAGCAGTAACTTCGAGGGGCGTATCGGTTTGGTCAGGTAGCTGACCGTCGTGGCATCCGATATGCGGCATGGCGGCAGTTTTTGCCCAGTCAGGCCGAGGGTGATGATATGTTTCGGAACCGTTTGGGCAACGTCGCAGCAATGCTGGATCAGTTCCCGCCCCGGCATGTCCGGCAGGGTAAGGGCAACCAGTATGATCTGGAAATTTTGGGCCTGCAACATGGCCAGGGCTTTTTTTCCATGGTCAGCGGTTTTGGCCTTTATGCCCCACTCCCGCAATTGTTGCTGGACGCTGCGACGGGTCAGGGGATGAGGGTCGACGATCAGTGCCTGCATATTCTTGAGCTCGGGAATGCAGGCAACATGATGCATGCCGCAGGCGGGATCTTTGGTCATGGTCATTTCAAACCAGAAGTTCGACCCTTGCCCGGGTTGGCTGAAAACATGGATTTGTCCCCCCATATGGCCGATAAGGTCCTGACAAATGGATAAACCGAGGCCGGTGCCGCCGTATTTGCGGGTGGTGGAGCCATCGGCCTGACTGAAGGGCCGGAACAGTTGCGGTATATGCTGGGGCTCAATACCGATCCCCGAATCGCGAATGCTGACGACGATGGTAGCGGATTGCTCGGTGATATGGTGGGCACGCAGGGTCACCAGGACATATCCCTGTTTGGTGAATTTAAGGGCATTGCTGAGGAGATTGACCAGAACCTGACGCAACCGCCCGGGATCCCCCAACAGAAGCGGAGGAACGTCGTCGGCCATATCCACCACCAGTTCCAGGCCCTTGGTCTGAGCCTTCGCTGCAAACAGGCCGGCGGCTTCCTCGACTATGCCGCAGATGTCGAAGGGGATGTTTTCGAGTTGCAGCTTGCCTGCTTCGAGTTTGGAGAAATCGAGGATGTCGTTGATGATTTGCAGCAAGGCGCGACCCGATTCAGCGACGGTGTCGGCTATTTGCCGTTGTTCCTCCGCCAGGGGGCTGTCGAGGAGCAGTTCGGTCATGCCGATGACGCCGTTCATGGGCGTACGGATCTCATGGCTCATATTGACCAGAAATTGCGATTTGGCGCGACTGGCCTCCTCTGCATGTTGTCGCGCCTGTTGCAGCTCTTGGATGGACGATTGCAACTGCTCGGTCATCGCTTGCAGGGACCGGTTCAGAATGCCGATTTCATTGTCGCTGTCAGGGAGCCACTCGATGGTGTCGGGCGCGGTGGGGACGCGGCGGGCGATGTCGACGATTTTCATCAGCGGGTGGGTAAGGCGGTGGCTGAGGATAATCGCGTATGGCACGATCAATAATAGAACCATGGCGCAGACGCCTATGCCTAAATATAAAACGCGCTTGCTGCTGGCCAACGCCTGGCGCTGATCGAAACCGCTGAGTAAAAAACAGCCTGTCTGGTTATGAAACGGCAGCAACATTTTTGATGCGCATATCTCGGGACTGCCCAGGGTCAGGATACCTTCGCTTGTGTCGCTGTCGACGGTTTTCGCCAGGGGCAGCAAGAAATCGGCCCCGCTGCTTTGGCATTGGACCTTGCCGAAGCTTATCAGCAGCGAGTTGGAAAAAGCCGGCCCCAGTTGCATGGCTTTGCCGGTAAACAGTATCCCGATGACCTTGTTGCCGGACAGAATCGGCGCATAGGACATCAATGCCAGTTCGGAGCCGTTGTCAGCGGCCACCAGCGGGCCGAAAAAAGCCAGGGGTTCGCGCGTCATGGCACGGTTCAGGTGGTCGGACAGTGCCGACGGGGACTGATGTGGGGCCGCGCCGAGTTCGGCGACCGGTGAACCTTCCGGCGTGTAGATTGCCAACGAGGCCAAGTCGTTCTGCTCGCGCAAAAGATCCAGGTAAGCTTTCAGCTGAAAGGAGACATTCAATTTAAGCGGAACAATAAGCTGCTCGTCCGATGCGATGCGCAAGGTTTGCTCGCGAAAACCCTCCAGCTGGGTGATCAGTAAGCCGCGGTTGATCCGTTCCAGTTGTTCCAGCTTGGTATGCACGTTTTCTACAATGTGATGCTGCACCAGCTTGCCGTAGGCGAAAAAACCGATTAGCGTGATCAGTATGGGCATCGGCAGAATCGCCAACAGCAGTTTGAGGGTCAGGGATTTGTGGAACGGTATCGGTTGCATGGTTATTCTTTCACTGGAGAGATCGCTGCAGACGGCGCATCGAAGCAGAGCATATCGGTGAAGACCAGGGCGCTGGCCAGCATATTGTCCGGAATATTGATACCCAGCATTTTCGCTCGGGCGGTGTTGAAGGTGATCACCGCTTTTCGGGCCGATTCGACAGGCACCTGGCGGATGTCCTTGTATTGCAACAGTTGCACTCCCATGTTCCCGGCCTGCTCTCCCATGGCGGCGAAGTCCACGGAGGCTCCGCCGAACAGGCCGAGTTTGGCAAAGGCGAAATTAACGGGAATTCCGGGTTTTCGGCAATTCTGCAGAAATATTCTGAGCGTGTCTCGAAAGCCGATACTCCGGTGCTGTTCATCTTTAATGCTGAGGACTACGGGATAAACCGCCTGCACCGCGGGGTCGGCGTTGATGTGCTTAATTTCCCGAAGATAGTCGGTCACGGTAGTGACGGTGCGAATGGTCAGTCGGGGGTGCCCGTCTCCTTCGGGGATTTCATGCAACAATTGCTTGCGGATCGCCTGCCCGGTGGGGGTGCCGTCCAGCAGGGCCACCACCTGGCGAAGGTCTGGCTGTATTTCCTGCATGACATTCAAGGCCGTTTGCAGGTGAAGCTGTTCATATACGCCGGTGATGTTGCGGGATGGCCGCCCCTGGGGATCGAGGAAACGGGTGCTGCGATTATACTCCTGCGGCTGTTTGTTGATACCTGAAAATACCACCGGGTAGGGCTTGGCGACGAGTTTCAGACCCACTTCCCTGAAGGCATTGTCGTCCAGGGTGTACACCAGATCCGGTTTGAAATGCTGAATTTTGGCTATCGCCCTGGCCGCATCGGCCCGCATCCGCGCAGGGCTGCTGTTAAGGGTTTTGGTGTTCATGTAATGACTGCGTATATCGACGGCTTTGCCAAAATGCTTTTCCAGAACCGCCCGGATGCCTTTTTCCTGCGGAATGCCGCATACATGGTCATTCTCATAGCTTTGCACGATGTAGATCTTGAACTTTTCTTCTTTCGCGGCACTGGAGAGGTGATGCTCGGTAACGCCGCGAACCGCCCAATCCATATTTTTCAGCTGGTGGGCGGTTGCACTGGCGCCTTTGATGATGCGAAGTCTGTTGTCCGTATCGTAAATGGGGCCGCTGAAGACCTTCAAACGGCCGCTTCGCAGGGCTTTTTCGCGCTCCCGGATATGTGCTGCCACCTCATCCGGCACGGCAGGGCTCAGTCGACCGAGTATGGTGGTGCCTGATTTCAGCCCTTCACATCGGTGGCCGGGAGCGAGGGTTCCCTGTTTGAGTTCGTGGATAAACTTCATGTAGAGACCCGACCAGTCAAATGCTGCGGATGTCAGTAACTGTCCGGAAGCAAAAGGCGACAGATCCGTGGCGAAACCGATGACATCTATCTTATGGTTCATCGCCCACTGCATGGGCTGAGCGGAGTGGATACCGTTGAAATAAACGTCGACGCCCTTGTGGATGAGTTCCATGGCCAGTTGGTCGGCTGTCGGCGATATGTTCGTGGGGGTATACCAGTCCGCTTCGATGACGATGGAAGGATCCGCCGACTGGGCGCCAAGCGCAAATGCATTGAGCAGGCGCAGGTTGGCCGGCGTCGCACTTCCTCCGAGAAAGGCCAGGTGTTTTTTATCGGACATGCGGGCGGCGAGTATGCCGCTTAAGTAGGCCGGTTGGTATATTTTGCCGCAGTAGGTGACGATATTGGGGCCTCGGCAGCGACCTTCGCATAGAAAAAATGTCGTGTCGGGATGTTGACCTGCCAGACTTTCAACCGCGTCTGAAAAACTTTCGTTTGTGGCAAATACGGCTGTCGCCCCCTGTTGTATCAGGTTTTCAATGATGCGAATCGCGTCTTCGGGGGCAACATTGGCGACCGAAATGGTTTCCAGGTTGGTGAAGGTCTCCCGGAGTTTGAGGCGGGCCAGTTCATGGGCATAGTTCCAGCCGCCGTCTCCGACCGGGCCATCGAAAACAAAACCGACTTTCATTGCTAACGGGGTCGCCCGGCAGGGCGAGGCACTCCATGTCGTGATGAGCAGGCACAGGGGCAGAACAAGGCCGGCGAGCAGCTTGATGCACCGGGTTGTGGTTCGACGTAACGAAGGGCTGGTAACAGACTTCGGGGTGTTTCGCTGGTAATACAGGTTCATTTGAAAAGATCCGCCAAAATGATGACAAAAACATGTGTCAGAATACGTTTTGAATGTCGACAAGCCATGCGATACAGATCCCGGATCCCGCGGCTTTCCGGTGGCATGGCTAACTCATGAGAGTGATGCGGTATACGGGGTTGCAAAAATGGAGCCGTATACACTATCGGTGTGGCGGGTTTTTGCAGAGGGTGGGGGATCGGCTCGGGGCCTGTTCAAAACCGGTAAAACGGTTGCCCGTCAAGGGGGGCTATGGTACCCTGTTGGTCCTTTCAAAAGGCGAAAAGAAGAGGCGTGCATGGGGAAAAGTTCAGTTCAAAAAGAGCGTTTGGATAAACTGCTGGTGGTCCGTGGTCTGGCGCAGTCCAGGGAGCGGGCACGAGCCTTGATTCTCGCCGGACAGGTAGTGGTGGGGCACCACACGGTGGATAAAGCCGGTGCTCAGGTAGCCACAGATGTGTCCCTGCGCCTCAAAGGTGAGGACATTCCCTATGTT
This DNA window, taken from Syntrophotalea carbinolica DSM 2380, encodes the following:
- a CDS encoding response regulator, with the protein product MQPIPFHKSLTLKLLLAILPMPILITLIGFFAYGKLVQHHIVENVHTKLEQLERINRGLLITQLEGFREQTLRIASDEQLIVPLKLNVSFQLKAYLDLLREQNDLASLAIYTPEGSPVAELGAAPHQSPSALSDHLNRAMTREPLAFFGPLVAADNGSELALMSYAPILSGNKVIGILFTGKAMQLGPAFSNSLLISFGKVQCQSSGADFLLPLAKTVDSDTSEGILTLGSPEICASKMLLPFHNQTGCFLLSGFDQRQALASSKRVLYLGIGVCAMVLLLIVPYAIILSHRLTHPLMKIVDIARRVPTAPDTIEWLPDSDNEIGILNRSLQAMTEQLQSSIQELQQARQHAEEASRAKSQFLVNMSHEIRTPMNGVIGMTELLLDSPLAEEQRQIADTVAESGRALLQIINDILDFSKLEAGKLQLENIPFDICGIVEEAAGLFAAKAQTKGLELVVDMADDVPPLLLGDPGRLRQVLVNLLSNALKFTKQGYVLVTLRAHHITEQSATIVVSIRDSGIGIEPQHIPQLFRPFSQADGSTTRKYGGTGLGLSICQDLIGHMGGQIHVFSQPGQGSNFWFEMTMTKDPACGMHHVACIPELKNMQALIVDPHPLTRRSVQQQLREWGIKAKTADHGKKALAMLQAQNFQIILVALTLPDMPGRELIQHCCDVAQTVPKHIITLGLTGQKLPPCRISDATTVSYLTKPIRPSKLLLHLTNAPPLEDNVQSQTPCPNPASETSTPTKARVLLVEDNPVNQQVAKGMLEKLGCNVTLAADGQEALTAYSHSPFDLLFMDCQMPNMDGYEATRAIRADEKQHHKTTCPIIAMTAHTLPGDRERCLKAGMDDYLGKPFTMRQVRTLLNRWLSARNHDEPSAGNEDHTPAGTAVSSGPSRDSAEAPLNRDALATIRSMDGPEHQSGLLNKVIDIYLKEAPNMIGRMEQALRQDHLSVVYRLAHSLKSSSANLGAGPLSNLCRKMEGAKTLSPEQRELLMASIQNEYNRVQFALIQEGGPG
- a CDS encoding ABC transporter substrate binding protein: MNLYYQRNTPKSVTSPSLRRTTTRCIKLLAGLVLPLCLLITTWSASPCRATPLAMKVGFVFDGPVGDGGWNYAHELARLKLRETFTNLETISVANVAPEDAIRIIENLIQQGATAVFATNESFSDAVESLAGQHPDTTFFLCEGRCRGPNIVTYCGKIYQPAYLSGILAARMSDKKHLAFLGGSATPANLRLLNAFALGAQSADPSIVIEADWYTPTNISPTADQLAMELIHKGVDVYFNGIHSAQPMQWAMNHKIDVIGFATDLSPFASGQLLTSAAFDWSGLYMKFIHELKQGTLAPGHRCEGLKSGTTILGRLSPAVPDEVAAHIREREKALRSGRLKVFSGPIYDTDNRLRIIKGASATAHQLKNMDWAVRGVTEHHLSSAAKEEKFKIYIVQSYENDHVCGIPQEKGIRAVLEKHFGKAVDIRSHYMNTKTLNSSPARMRADAARAIAKIQHFKPDLVYTLDDNAFREVGLKLVAKPYPVVFSGINKQPQEYNRSTRFLDPQGRPSRNITGVYEQLHLQTALNVMQEIQPDLRQVVALLDGTPTGQAIRKQLLHEIPEGDGHPRLTIRTVTTVTDYLREIKHINADPAVQAVYPVVLSIKDEQHRSIGFRDTLRIFLQNCRKPGIPVNFAFAKLGLFGGASVDFAAMGEQAGNMGVQLLQYKDIRQVPVESARKAVITFNTARAKMLGINIPDNMLASALVFTDMLCFDAPSAAISPVKE